The following are encoded together in the Chanodichthys erythropterus isolate Z2021 chromosome 16, ASM2448905v1, whole genome shotgun sequence genome:
- the LOC137003023 gene encoding uncharacterized protein, which translates to MLNVRKLSGKGTKMMKTTKKRRGKERERKEPEKKIQQTNEEKERVRTLAKERQRKRRLRLKHQSLDVQLAPVPAYKCKQSLGRAVKRVLTALPQSPNKKKAVIKKIVDAVGFIEHSEIKQVDLSGTTDHTEEKVKQFYVRDDISRQAPGRKDSVTIREDGVKKTCQKRHLSMSVLEAYRVFQDEYPEIKIGKSKFAALRPREVFTKAETPHNVCLCKYHENTQMLLESVHKHIPRHAFQSVSAFIRALVCSPDSPECMLNGCKTCCNAILLQNIISNIPDEDKNIQTMWHSWESEGGFQVKIMKRGELRDVFALLLASATKFLKHCFIKRNQSAVFQQKMKDTSETSAVLQIDFAENYTTAYQDEIQAAHWTSRQVTLFTAVAWGKADVQSYAIVSDSLEHEKKAAVTFLSKVVEDLKKKNPRMEKLHIFSDGAASHFKNKFIWSFMSTIFGEIFPSLKVEWHFFATSHGKGAVDGVGGTVKRSVSSAVLSRKVIVNNAQSFAKTAAHYCPNINIKLVMERDIQTFTHEHQLERLWTDVKPLIGTQSVHHIEPISWGLIKHSQYSSSLEAATHKFHHSNEDEPQAHPTEPLVNIKTGDCLQIC; encoded by the exons ATGCTGAACGTCAGAAAGCTTTCAGGGAAAGGCACAAAAATGATGAAAACTACAAAGAAAAGGAgaggaaaagaaagagagaggaaagagccagaaaaaaaaatacagcaaactAATGAGGAGAAAGAAAGAGTCCGCACTCTTGCAAAAGAGAGACAGAGGAAAAGGAGACTCCGTCTTAAACATCAAAGTTTAGATGTTCAACTGGCTCCTGTCCCAGCATACAAGTGTAAGCAGTCTCTTGGAAGGGCGGTCAAACGAGTTCTTACTGCTCTTCCTCAAAgtccaaacaaaaaaaaagcagtgaTTAAAAAGATTGTTGACGCAGTTGGATTCATTGAGCACAGTGAAATTAAACAAGTAGACCTATCAGGTACAACAGACCACACTGAAGAAAAGGTCAAGCAGTTTTATGTGCGGGATGACATCTCACGACAGGCACCTGGCAGAAAAGATTCTGTCACCATAAGAGAAGATGGAGTTAAGAAGACATGTCAAAAGAGGCACTTATCTATGTCTGTTTTAGAGGCATATAGAGTCTTTCAGGATGAGTACCCAGAGATTAAAATaggaaaatcaaaatttgcaGCACTGCGGCCAAGAGAGGTCTtcacaaaagcagaaacacCTCATAATGTTTGCCTTTGTAAATACCATGAGAACACACAAATGCTGCTTGAGAGTGTTCATAAACACATACCACGACATGCCTTCCAAAGCGTATCAGCATTTATCAGAGCTCTGGTCTGCAGTCCTGACTCTCCGGAGTGTATGTTGAATGGATGTAAAACTTGCTGTAATGCAATTCTCCTTCAGAACATCATTAGCAACATCCCAGATGAAGATAAGAACATCCAAACAATGTGGCATTCATGGGAATCTGAAGGAGGGTTTCAGGTAAAGATAATGAAGAGAGGAGAATTGAGGGATGTATTTGCATTGCTGTTGGCATCAGCCACAAAATTTCttaaacactgcttcataaaaAGAAATCAAAGTGCAGTTTTCCAACAGAAGATGAAAGACACAAGTGAGACTTCAGCGGTGTTACAGATTGATTTTGCAGAAAATTACACTACTGCATATCAAGATGAAATCCAGGCAGCCCACTGGACCAGCAGACAAGTCACACTTTTCACTGCTGTTGCATGGGGCAAAGCAGATGTGCAATCCTATGCAATTGTCAGTGATTCACTGGAGCATGAAAAGAAGGCAGCTGTAACATTTCTGTCCAAGGTGGTGGAAgacctgaagaaaaaaaatccaagaATGGAAAAATTGCACATCTTCAGTGATGGAGCAGCATctcactttaaaaacaaatttatttggTCATTCATGTCCACAATCTTTGGGGAGATCTTTCCAAGCCTTAAG GTGGAATGGCACTTCTTCGCCACAAGTCATGGAAAGGGAGCTGTTGATGGAGTAGGTGGGACAGTGAAAAGGTCCGTTAGTTCAGCTGTGCTAAGCCGCAAGGTTATTGTGAACAATGCACAGTCCTTCGCAAAAACAGCTGCGCATTACTGCCCGaacattaatattaaacttGTTATGGAAAGGGACATACAGACGTTCACACATGAACACCAGCTAGAGCGTCTGTGGACGGATGTAAAACCTCTCATAG GAACCCAGAGTGTGCACCACATCGAGCCCATCTCTTGGGGCCTCATCAAACATAGTCAGTATTCGTCCTCATTAGAGGCAGCAACACACAAATTTCATCATTCAAATGAGGATGAGCCC